From Halosolutus amylolyticus, a single genomic window includes:
- a CDS encoding segregation/condensation protein A, whose amino-acid sequence MTSEGSEPPRDPDASSGDERRDDPRDGGSDDDIPLNIAGHEDRDRPGADGTVLEFADGDDESGVDEDGSDVEDGDEEEVEPVELLVQLAKDGEIDPWDIDVVRVTDKFLEALDDVDLRTSGRALFYASVLLRMKSDELFAPDEPEEEELPPWEAPFADEGAMDGADGDGPAPGFDPVEGLEAEMERRLERKHARGKPETLDELVRDLREAERGSWWKDSRSYDTSDSPRGYDRGVQELHYHSDDDFRVDDEPTSDDVTHTTHEEDIETVIEEVETVLADQYEKGREEVLYAEIDEVGGSRVMTYLALLFLAHRGRIRLDQDELFGDLWIQDATVEADATEAIAD is encoded by the coding sequence ATGACTAGCGAGGGGAGCGAGCCCCCACGAGACCCGGACGCGTCGAGCGGGGACGAGCGTCGCGACGACCCGCGAGACGGCGGGTCCGACGACGACATCCCCCTGAACATCGCCGGTCACGAGGATCGCGATCGGCCGGGCGCGGACGGCACGGTCCTCGAGTTCGCGGACGGCGACGACGAGTCGGGCGTCGACGAGGACGGAAGCGATGTCGAAGACGGGGACGAGGAGGAAGTCGAACCGGTCGAACTGCTCGTTCAGTTGGCCAAGGACGGCGAGATCGATCCGTGGGATATCGACGTCGTACGGGTGACGGACAAGTTCCTCGAGGCACTCGACGACGTCGACCTCCGCACGTCGGGCCGGGCGCTGTTCTACGCGAGCGTCCTCCTGCGGATGAAAAGCGACGAACTGTTCGCGCCGGACGAACCCGAGGAGGAGGAACTCCCGCCGTGGGAGGCTCCCTTCGCCGACGAGGGGGCGATGGACGGCGCGGACGGCGACGGGCCGGCACCCGGCTTCGACCCCGTCGAGGGCCTGGAAGCGGAGATGGAACGCCGACTCGAACGAAAACACGCCCGCGGCAAACCCGAGACGCTGGACGAACTCGTCCGGGACCTCCGGGAGGCCGAGCGGGGAAGCTGGTGGAAAGACTCCCGGAGTTACGACACCAGCGACTCGCCTCGCGGGTACGATCGGGGGGTCCAGGAACTGCACTACCACTCCGACGACGACTTCCGGGTCGACGACGAGCCGACCAGCGACGACGTCACGCACACGACTCACGAGGAGGACATCGAGACGGTGATCGAGGAGGTCGAGACGGTGCTGGCCGACCAGTACGAGAAGGGTCGCGAGGAAGTCCTCTACGCCGAGATCGACGAGGTCGGCGGCTCCCGCGTGATGACCTACCTCGCCCTGCTCTTCCTTGCACACCGCGGCCGGATCCGCCTCGACCAGGACGAACTGTTCGGCGACCTCTGGATTCAGGACGCCACGGTCGAGGCGGACGCGACGGAAGCGATCGCGGACTGA
- a CDS encoding MATE family efflux transporter gives MSDQVAEESLTEGTLVRPMFRLAWPLVVIQLLQVAYNVGDTFWLGALSPDAVGAVSLAFPLLFLLIAVGGGFTAAGAILVAQHTGAESGEDGLIAGQTLSFVSLVAIGLGLLGYAATDPMLALLPAQGDTQAAIIPLAAEYLRVFFLGLPFLFGFFVFVSLMRGYGNTRAPMRVMAISVLLNLVIDPVFIFGVGPVPRLEVQGAAVASVLSRALATAIGFYVLYYTDVGPDIRAEHLVPRLEYVGEITRLGVPTALEQSMTALAMIAMTAMVVTFPPAVVAAYGLGNRLISLAFLPALGLGQATDTIVGQNLGADRADRAARATWIAAGVIAAIMLAAAAVAFLFPEPFVSVFLTAEAEGRAATIDYGVTYLQFAAGAFVFMGVLQVIQGAFRGAGNTKTALVFAVFGLWVVRVPVTYYLIFVAGWGTTGIWTGVLVGDVVGALAAVAWFTRGTWKGSIVDEDETVACETPEDTAAAE, from the coding sequence ATGTCGGACCAGGTAGCCGAGGAGAGCCTCACCGAGGGGACCCTCGTTCGGCCGATGTTCAGGCTGGCGTGGCCGCTCGTGGTCATCCAGCTGTTGCAGGTCGCGTACAACGTCGGCGACACGTTCTGGCTCGGGGCGCTCTCACCCGACGCCGTCGGCGCGGTGAGTCTCGCCTTTCCCCTCCTCTTCTTGCTGATCGCGGTCGGCGGCGGCTTCACGGCGGCGGGGGCCATCCTCGTCGCCCAGCACACCGGTGCCGAGAGCGGCGAGGACGGGCTGATCGCCGGGCAGACGCTCTCGTTCGTCTCGCTGGTCGCGATCGGGCTCGGTCTCCTCGGGTACGCCGCGACCGATCCGATGCTCGCGCTCCTCCCGGCCCAGGGCGACACGCAGGCGGCGATCATCCCGCTCGCGGCCGAGTACCTGCGGGTGTTCTTCCTCGGCCTGCCCTTCCTCTTTGGCTTCTTCGTCTTCGTCTCGCTCATGCGGGGGTACGGCAACACCCGCGCGCCGATGCGCGTGATGGCCATCAGCGTGTTGCTCAACCTCGTCATCGACCCGGTGTTCATCTTCGGCGTCGGTCCCGTCCCGCGTCTCGAGGTCCAGGGTGCCGCAGTCGCGAGCGTCCTCTCGCGAGCGCTCGCGACCGCGATCGGGTTCTACGTGCTCTACTACACCGACGTGGGGCCCGACATCCGGGCCGAGCACCTGGTGCCGCGCCTCGAGTACGTCGGCGAGATCACCCGTCTGGGCGTCCCCACGGCCCTCGAACAGTCGATGACCGCGCTCGCGATGATCGCGATGACGGCGATGGTCGTCACCTTCCCGCCCGCGGTCGTCGCGGCCTACGGCCTCGGGAACCGGCTCATCTCGCTGGCGTTCCTGCCGGCGCTCGGTCTCGGACAGGCGACGGACACGATCGTCGGCCAGAACCTCGGGGCCGACAGGGCCGATCGGGCGGCGAGAGCCACGTGGATCGCCGCGGGGGTGATCGCCGCGATCATGCTCGCCGCGGCCGCCGTCGCGTTCCTGTTCCCGGAGCCGTTCGTCTCGGTGTTCCTGACGGCGGAGGCCGAGGGGCGCGCGGCGACGATCGACTACGGCGTCACGTACCTGCAGTTCGCGGCCGGCGCGTTCGTCTTCATGGGCGTCCTGCAGGTGATCCAGGGGGCGTTCCGCGGGGCCGGGAACACCAAGACCGCGCTCGTGTTCGCGGTGTTCGGGCTGTGGGTCGTCCGCGTCCCGGTCACCTACTACCTGATCTTCGTCGCCGGCTGGGGAACGACGGGGATCTGGACCGGCGTTCTCGTGGGCGACGTCGTCGGCGCACTCGCGGCGGTCGCGTGGTTCACCCGCGGCACGTGGAAGGGGTCGATCGTCGACGAGGACGAGACCGTCGCCTGCGAGACGCCGGAGGACACGGCCGCCGCAGAGTAG
- the smc gene encoding chromosome segregation protein SMC, protein MYIKALVLDNFKSFGRKTKIPFYEDFTVVTGPNGSGKSNIIDAVLFALGLARTRGIRAEKLTDLIYNPGHEDGSASGGPREATVEVILDNADGALTRSQVVNAAGSEDVGDVDEIRIRRRVKETEDNYYSYYYLNDRSVNLSDIQDLLAQAGVTPEGYNVVMQGDVTEIINMTPHARREIIDEIAGVAEFDAKKEDAFEELEVVQERIDEAELRIEEKRDRLAQLEDERQQALRYRRLRREKEEYEGYRKASELEEKREELAGVEDRVDDLADELEGLQRELDEREGKVVRLQEDLEDLHAEIERKGEDEQLRIKSEIEEIKGDISRLEDKIEASEEQIEDAESKRREAFVQIDRKQETIEDLEDEMREHKLEKASIKTEIQEREAERDELEAEIEAVDTEFDELKAELAERKDDLEEAKTEKNDLQREQDRLLDEARRRSNAISEKEETIEERREEIPEIESRRSDLERELEKAEQNRENIADVVDDLKAEKRRIQSDVDDLDDEIQAKQQEYAELEANAGESGDSSFGRAVTTILNSGIDGVHGAVAQLGNVPGEYAVACETAAGGRLANVVVDDDVVGQQCIEHLKSRNAGRATFLPLTDMSQRRLPNAPSDPGVVDFAYNLVDFDSEYAGVFSYVLGDTLVVEDIETARSYMGDYRMVTLDGDLVEKSGAMTGGSGKGSRYSFTGGGEGQLERVAKQITELQEERESLREDLRDVEERLDDARDRKTDAADEVRSIETEIEKLDDRRDSIADEIETLEDELAELNAERESVDERMTEIGEQIETKTADVESIEADIAELESELADSKIPELTAQIEELEEEIDEREDRIDEIDSKLNELGLEKEYAEDAIEDLHDDIEAAQNRTAEHEERIAEYEETIAEKRETLEAKHEAVEELEEELTELKAERSDLKEELADARTKRDQQQDRVNAVESKLEDSRERASSLEWEIDSLESEVGDYDPEDVPDHDTVLEMIDLLEADMEAMEPVNMLAIDEYDEVRSDLEELEDAKATLVEEADGIRDRIEQYETQKKQTFMDAYEAISAHFTEIFEQLSEGTGTLHLENEDDPFDGGLTMKAQPGDKPIQRLDAMSGGEKSLTALAFIFAIQRHNPAPFYALDEVDAFLDAVNAERIGQMVEELSEKAQFVVVSHRSAMLDRSERAIGVTMQQDNVSAVTGIDLSSEEVPADD, encoded by the coding sequence ATGTATATCAAGGCGCTCGTTCTGGACAACTTCAAGAGCTTCGGCCGGAAGACGAAGATCCCGTTCTACGAGGACTTCACCGTCGTCACCGGGCCCAACGGCTCCGGCAAGTCGAACATCATCGACGCCGTCCTCTTCGCCCTCGGACTGGCCCGGACCCGCGGCATCCGCGCCGAGAAACTGACCGATCTCATCTACAACCCCGGTCACGAGGACGGATCCGCCTCGGGCGGACCGCGAGAGGCCACCGTGGAGGTGATCCTCGACAACGCCGACGGGGCCCTGACTCGATCGCAGGTCGTCAACGCCGCCGGCAGCGAGGACGTCGGCGACGTCGACGAGATCCGCATCCGCCGGCGCGTCAAGGAGACCGAGGACAACTACTACTCCTACTACTACCTGAACGATCGCTCGGTCAACCTCTCGGACATCCAGGACCTGCTGGCCCAGGCGGGCGTCACCCCGGAGGGGTACAACGTCGTCATGCAGGGCGACGTCACCGAGATCATCAACATGACGCCCCACGCCCGCCGGGAGATCATCGACGAGATCGCGGGCGTCGCGGAGTTCGACGCCAAGAAGGAGGACGCCTTCGAGGAACTCGAGGTCGTCCAGGAGCGGATCGACGAGGCCGAGTTGCGGATCGAGGAGAAGCGCGATCGCCTCGCCCAGCTAGAGGACGAACGCCAGCAGGCGCTTCGCTACCGTCGACTCCGCCGCGAGAAAGAGGAGTACGAGGGGTACCGGAAGGCGAGCGAACTCGAGGAGAAACGCGAGGAACTCGCGGGCGTCGAGGACCGGGTCGACGACCTCGCGGACGAACTCGAAGGCCTCCAGCGCGAACTCGACGAGCGCGAGGGCAAGGTCGTCCGCCTGCAAGAGGATCTCGAGGACTTACACGCCGAAATCGAGCGCAAGGGCGAGGACGAACAGCTCCGGATCAAAAGCGAGATCGAGGAGATCAAAGGCGACATCTCGCGGCTCGAGGACAAGATCGAGGCCAGCGAGGAGCAGATCGAGGACGCCGAATCGAAGCGCCGGGAGGCGTTCGTCCAGATCGATCGCAAACAGGAGACGATCGAGGACCTCGAGGACGAGATGCGCGAGCACAAACTCGAGAAAGCCTCGATCAAGACGGAGATCCAGGAGCGCGAGGCCGAACGCGACGAACTCGAGGCCGAGATCGAGGCCGTCGACACCGAGTTCGACGAACTCAAGGCCGAACTCGCGGAGCGCAAGGACGACCTCGAAGAGGCAAAGACCGAGAAGAACGACCTCCAGCGCGAGCAGGACCGCCTGCTCGACGAGGCTCGCCGCCGATCGAACGCGATCAGCGAGAAAGAGGAGACGATCGAGGAGCGCCGCGAGGAGATTCCCGAGATCGAGAGCCGGCGATCGGATCTCGAACGCGAACTGGAGAAGGCCGAGCAGAACCGCGAGAACATCGCCGACGTGGTCGACGACCTGAAGGCCGAGAAGCGGCGCATCCAGTCGGACGTCGACGATCTCGACGACGAGATCCAGGCGAAACAGCAGGAGTACGCCGAACTCGAGGCCAACGCGGGAGAGAGCGGCGACTCCTCGTTCGGTCGCGCGGTGACGACGATCCTCAACTCCGGGATCGACGGCGTCCACGGCGCGGTCGCCCAGCTGGGGAACGTTCCCGGCGAGTACGCGGTCGCCTGCGAGACCGCTGCGGGGGGCCGGCTGGCGAACGTGGTCGTCGACGACGACGTCGTCGGTCAGCAGTGTATCGAACACCTCAAGTCGCGCAACGCCGGTCGCGCGACCTTCCTGCCGCTGACGGACATGAGCCAGCGCCGGCTCCCGAACGCGCCCAGCGATCCGGGCGTCGTCGACTTCGCGTACAACCTCGTCGACTTCGATTCGGAGTACGCCGGCGTCTTCTCGTACGTGCTGGGCGACACGCTCGTCGTCGAGGACATCGAGACCGCCCGATCGTACATGGGCGACTACCGGATGGTCACGCTCGACGGCGACCTGGTCGAGAAGAGCGGCGCGATGACCGGCGGCTCCGGGAAGGGATCGCGCTACTCCTTCACCGGCGGCGGCGAGGGCCAGCTGGAACGGGTCGCCAAGCAGATCACCGAGCTACAGGAGGAACGCGAGTCGCTCCGCGAGGACCTCCGGGACGTCGAGGAGCGGCTCGACGACGCCCGCGACCGCAAGACCGACGCGGCCGACGAGGTGCGATCGATCGAGACCGAGATCGAGAAACTCGACGACAGGCGCGACTCGATCGCGGACGAGATCGAGACGCTCGAGGACGAACTCGCGGAACTGAACGCGGAACGCGAGTCGGTCGACGAGCGGATGACCGAGATCGGCGAGCAGATCGAGACGAAGACGGCCGACGTCGAGTCGATCGAGGCCGACATCGCGGAGCTAGAGAGCGAACTCGCGGACTCGAAGATCCCCGAGTTGACCGCCCAGATCGAGGAGCTGGAGGAAGAGATCGACGAGCGGGAGGACCGGATCGACGAGATCGACAGCAAACTCAACGAACTGGGCCTCGAGAAGGAGTACGCAGAGGACGCGATCGAGGACCTCCACGACGACATCGAGGCCGCACAGAACCGCACGGCCGAACACGAGGAGCGAATCGCGGAGTACGAGGAGACGATCGCCGAGAAGCGCGAGACGCTCGAAGCGAAACACGAGGCCGTCGAGGAACTCGAGGAAGAACTCACGGAGCTGAAGGCCGAGCGGAGCGACCTCAAGGAGGAACTCGCCGACGCGCGAACGAAGCGCGACCAGCAACAGGACAGGGTCAACGCCGTCGAGAGCAAACTCGAGGACAGCCGCGAACGGGCGAGCAGCCTCGAGTGGGAGATCGACTCGCTCGAGTCGGAGGTCGGCGACTACGATCCCGAGGACGTCCCCGACCACGACACCGTCCTCGAGATGATCGACCTCCTGGAGGCGGACATGGAGGCGATGGAGCCGGTCAATATGCTCGCGATCGACGAGTACGACGAGGTGCGAAGCGACCTCGAGGAACTCGAGGACGCGAAGGCCACGCTGGTCGAGGAGGCCGACGGCATCCGCGATCGGATCGAACAGTACGAGACCCAGAAGAAGCAGACGTTCATGGACGCCTACGAGGCGATTTCGGCGCACTTCACCGAGATCTTCGAACAGCTCTCGGAGGGGACCGGGACCTTGCACCTCGAGAACGAGGACGATCCCTTCGACGGCGGCCTGACGATGAAGGCCCAGCCGGGCGACAAGCCGATCCAGCGCCTCGACGCGATGTCGGGCGGCGAGAAGTCGCTGACCGCGCTGGCCTTCATTTTCGCGATCCAGCGGCACAACCCGGCCCCGTTCTACGCGCTGGACGAGGTCGACGCCTTCCTCGACGCCGTCAACGCCGAGCGGATCGGCCAGATGGTCGAGGAACTCTCCGAGAAGGCACAGTTCGTCGTCGTCTCGCACCGCTCGGCGATGCTCGATCGCTCCGAGCGGGCGATCGGCGTGACGATGCAACAGGACAACGTGAGCGCGGTGACCGGGATCGATCTGAGCAGCGAGGAGGTACCGGCCGATGACTAG